A window from Flavobacterium gyeonganense encodes these proteins:
- a CDS encoding MFS transporter has product MNSENVQTKWGQFISLIIVFFFWGFVGSANDILIPVFKKVFTLSQVQSQLVAWAFYAAYFVGSIIFFLVSLKSDVLQKFGYKKTLAAGLLLSAVGSFLFVPAATMESFPFFLTALFTVGLGFSIQQIVANPLAIKMGSPETGAHRLTLAGGINSFGTTIGAILLGIALFGMGDNKKTNLSLEDIKLPFIILGAAFILVAIFMYFSKIEDPAKIEEAKIENKHTNFNILDYPQLYLGMLGIFIYVGTEVTIISNLPALLHTAEFGNILEDAIAPFIALYWGSLMIGRWNGGVNVFNTSNLVNTALKFIVPALAFGVIIGANIFAAHDVSAFYIYPIWILLFIAVSFVGGKNAGKTLMLFGISGLLMMVFGLFWPNPEIAKFFFISGGLFLSIMWPSIFDLAIAGLGKNTGKASSFLIMMILGGGVIPLVQGSICDLDATHPKGILGITYTHFSYIVPLLGFAYLAFYGFYCPKILKKQGVSHVISESGGH; this is encoded by the coding sequence ATGAATTCAGAAAATGTACAAACCAAATGGGGGCAATTTATTTCACTGATAATTGTCTTTTTCTTTTGGGGTTTTGTTGGTTCTGCCAATGATATCCTGATCCCAGTCTTCAAAAAAGTATTTACTTTATCCCAGGTACAATCTCAATTAGTTGCATGGGCATTCTATGCCGCTTATTTTGTGGGATCTATAATTTTCTTTTTAGTGTCTCTAAAATCAGATGTTTTACAAAAATTTGGATATAAAAAAACACTTGCTGCAGGTTTACTGCTATCTGCAGTTGGTTCATTTTTATTTGTTCCTGCTGCTACAATGGAAAGTTTTCCGTTCTTTTTAACTGCCCTGTTTACAGTTGGATTAGGATTTTCTATTCAGCAAATTGTCGCTAATCCTTTAGCCATTAAAATGGGAAGTCCTGAAACTGGAGCACACCGTTTAACATTGGCCGGAGGCATCAATTCTTTCGGAACAACAATTGGGGCAATCTTATTAGGAATCGCCTTATTTGGAATGGGAGATAACAAAAAAACAAACCTTTCTCTTGAAGACATCAAATTGCCTTTTATCATCTTAGGTGCTGCCTTTATATTGGTAGCCATTTTCATGTACTTTTCTAAAATTGAAGATCCGGCTAAAATTGAAGAAGCTAAAATAGAGAATAAACATACTAATTTTAATATTCTTGACTACCCTCAGCTGTATTTGGGAATGTTGGGAATCTTTATTTATGTTGGAACAGAGGTTACAATCATCAGTAACTTGCCTGCATTACTTCACACAGCTGAATTCGGAAATATATTGGAAGATGCCATTGCTCCATTCATCGCATTATATTGGGGAAGTTTAATGATCGGACGCTGGAATGGAGGTGTGAATGTTTTCAACACCTCAAACCTTGTAAATACTGCACTTAAATTTATAGTACCAGCCCTTGCTTTTGGAGTAATCATTGGAGCCAATATTTTTGCTGCACATGATGTTTCCGCATTTTACATTTATCCAATCTGGATTTTACTATTTATAGCAGTAAGTTTTGTTGGAGGTAAAAATGCCGGGAAAACTTTAATGCTTTTCGGAATTTCAGGTTTATTAATGATGGTATTTGGATTATTTTGGCCAAATCCTGAAATTGCTAAATTCTTCTTTATTTCCGGAGGACTGTTCCTGTCTATCATGTGGCCTTCAATTTTCGATTTAGCTATCGCAGGATTAGGAAAAAACACAGGAAAAGCTTCTTCGTTCTTAATCATGATGATTCTTGGAGGAGGAGTTATCCCATTGGTTCAGGGAAGTATCTGCGATTTAGACGCCACACATCCGAAAGGAATATTAGGGATAACATATACACATTTTTCATATATCGTGCCTCTTCTTGGTTTCGCCTATCTTGCATTTTACGGTTTCTACTGCCCTAAAATATTAAAGAAACAAGGTGTTAGTCACGTAATAAGCGAAAGCGGAGGACATTAA
- a CDS encoding SDR family oxidoreductase produces the protein MNKVVLITGGSSGIGKSIGEFLHKKGFVVYGTSRNPEKVLDSVFPLVALDVRNAESIKAAVTKIIETSGRLDVVINNAGVGITGPLEEIPMEEIKNNFETNFFGPIEVMKAVLPQMREQKSGLIINITSIAAYMGLPYRSVYSASKGALELITEALRMEVKQFGIQITNVAPGDFATNIASGRFHAPVIKGSAYEKVYGDTLATMNEHVDAGSNPNEMAEAVYKIMQEKTPKVHYKVGVFMQKFSIVLKRALPDKVYEKMLMNHYKL, from the coding sequence ATGAATAAAGTCGTTTTAATTACAGGAGGATCCTCAGGGATTGGGAAATCAATTGGAGAATTTTTGCATAAAAAAGGTTTTGTGGTTTACGGAACAAGCAGGAATCCTGAAAAGGTATTAGATTCTGTTTTTCCGCTTGTGGCTCTGGATGTTCGAAATGCGGAATCAATTAAAGCTGCTGTCACTAAAATTATAGAAACTTCGGGAAGGCTGGATGTTGTAATAAATAATGCCGGTGTTGGGATTACCGGTCCTTTGGAAGAAATTCCGATGGAGGAAATCAAGAATAACTTTGAAACCAATTTTTTTGGTCCGATTGAAGTGATGAAAGCGGTTTTGCCACAGATGCGAGAACAAAAATCAGGTTTAATTATTAATATTACGTCGATTGCAGCTTATATGGGATTGCCATATCGCAGCGTTTATTCGGCATCAAAAGGGGCTTTGGAGCTGATTACGGAAGCTTTGCGAATGGAAGTAAAACAATTTGGAATACAAATTACAAATGTCGCACCTGGTGATTTTGCTACCAATATTGCCTCAGGACGTTTTCATGCCCCAGTCATTAAAGGATCAGCTTATGAAAAAGTTTACGGTGATACACTTGCTACTATGAACGAACATGTAGATGCAGGAAGCAATCCGAACGAAATGGCCGAAGCAGTTTATAAAATTATGCAGGAGAAAACTCCAAAAGTGCATTATAAAGTGGGCGTTTTTATGCAGAAGTTTTCTATCGTTTTAAAACGTGCGCTTCCGGATAAAGTGTATGAAAAAATGTTAATGAATCATTATAAATTGTAA
- a CDS encoding formimidoylglutamase encodes MDKLIPFTVSDLAKVTNHRSGEIKFGEKMITIPKGVDIHEFIKESEAKYVILGIPEDIGVRANYGRPGAASAWESAIKSIANIQHNRFCKGSQIIVLGKINVSELMREVENLDFNDIDDRSKLSQLVEKIDKEVSHVIFTIIKAGKTPIIIGGGHNNAYGNIKGTALAKGKSINAINFDAHSDFRILEGRHSGNGFSYAYEEGFLKKYFIFGLHENYTSKSVLDIIKKLEDRVRYNTYDSISIREEKDFTNEMISALEFIKTDSFGIEIDLDAIPNIASSAMTISGFSIEQLRQFVSYFGQHKNAAYLHICEGAPDLDNSPNNHLIGKLIGYLVTDFIKANHEKV; translated from the coding sequence ATGGACAAATTAATCCCTTTTACTGTTAGTGATTTAGCAAAAGTCACCAATCACCGCAGCGGTGAAATAAAATTTGGAGAAAAAATGATTACTATTCCGAAAGGAGTGGATATACATGAGTTTATAAAAGAGAGTGAAGCTAAATATGTTATTTTGGGGATTCCTGAAGATATTGGCGTACGCGCTAATTATGGGAGACCGGGAGCAGCTTCTGCCTGGGAATCTGCTATAAAAAGTATTGCAAACATCCAGCATAATCGTTTTTGCAAAGGCAGTCAGATTATTGTTTTAGGTAAAATAAATGTTTCCGAGCTAATGCGCGAGGTTGAAAATCTTGATTTCAATGATATAGATGATCGCTCAAAGCTAAGTCAGCTGGTTGAAAAAATTGACAAAGAAGTATCACATGTTATTTTCACTATAATTAAGGCTGGTAAGACACCTATTATAATTGGAGGTGGCCATAACAATGCTTATGGAAATATAAAAGGCACGGCTTTGGCCAAAGGTAAGTCAATAAACGCAATCAATTTTGATGCTCATTCAGATTTCAGAATACTTGAAGGACGACATAGCGGAAATGGCTTTTCTTATGCCTACGAAGAAGGTTTTCTTAAAAAATACTTCATTTTTGGTTTGCACGAAAACTACACTTCAAAAAGTGTTTTAGACATTATAAAAAAACTTGAAGACCGGGTACGTTATAATACATATGACAGCATAAGCATACGTGAAGAGAAAGATTTTACAAACGAAATGATTTCAGCACTTGAATTCATAAAAACAGATTCGTTTGGAATAGAGATTGACCTGGATGCCATCCCGAATATTGCAAGCAGTGCCATGACAATCAGTGGTTTTTCAATTGAACAGTTGCGACAGTTTGTTTCTTACTTTGGACAACACAAAAATGCTGCTTATCTGCATATTTGTGAAGGGGCTCCTGATTTAGATAATTCTCCTAACAATCATTTAATAGGCAAATTAATCGGTTATCTTGTAACTGATTTTATTAAAGCAAATCACGAAAAAGTTTAA
- a CDS encoding DEAD/DEAH box helicase, with protein sequence MLFEDLSLSKSIQKAVFEEGYLNPTPIQEQAIPIVLAGRDLIGCAQTGTGKTAAFAIPIIHQLHRIVGSSKKAKQIRALIVTPTRELAVQIGQSFDTYAKYTNLTQLTIFGGVSQNPQVDTLKKGVDILVATPGRLLDLQKQGFLDLDHLHVLVLDEADQMLDMGFVNDVKKIVKLTPKNRQTLFFSATMPIAIRELAEMFLTDPETVTVSPVSSTAENVEQRVYFVDKTEKRNLLYHLIKTEGLSNVLVFARTKHGADNVVKALRKKDIPAEAIHGDKSQNARQRVLDAFKNKEVGVLVATDIAARGIDIDQLPFVINFDLPNIPETYVHRIGRTGRAGNGGIAISFCGKDEHPYWKDIQKLIKVDVKTISDHPYQWHAGSPDATAEKPKNSNRSGGAHKSRKSNASKQNKKRWY encoded by the coding sequence ATGTTATTCGAAGATTTATCACTTTCAAAAAGTATACAAAAAGCCGTATTTGAAGAAGGCTATTTAAATCCCACCCCTATTCAGGAACAAGCTATTCCGATTGTCTTGGCGGGCAGAGATTTAATTGGCTGTGCGCAGACTGGTACCGGAAAAACAGCTGCATTTGCCATTCCAATCATACATCAGTTACACCGAATTGTAGGATCATCAAAAAAAGCTAAACAAATCCGTGCCCTTATAGTTACCCCAACCCGTGAATTAGCAGTACAAATTGGACAAAGTTTTGATACTTATGCCAAATACACAAACCTGACCCAATTGACAATTTTTGGCGGTGTTTCCCAAAATCCGCAGGTTGATACCTTAAAAAAAGGTGTTGATATTTTAGTAGCCACACCCGGAAGACTTTTAGATTTACAAAAACAAGGTTTTCTGGATTTAGATCATTTACATGTTTTGGTGCTTGACGAAGCAGATCAAATGCTAGATATGGGATTTGTAAACGATGTGAAAAAAATCGTAAAGCTAACTCCTAAAAACAGACAAACACTATTTTTTTCGGCAACTATGCCAATAGCAATACGTGAACTGGCTGAAATGTTTTTGACAGATCCGGAAACAGTAACCGTATCTCCAGTTTCTTCAACTGCTGAAAATGTGGAGCAGCGTGTTTATTTTGTAGACAAAACTGAAAAAAGAAATTTACTATATCATTTAATTAAAACAGAAGGATTATCGAATGTATTGGTTTTTGCAAGAACCAAACATGGAGCTGACAATGTTGTGAAAGCATTGCGCAAAAAGGATATTCCTGCTGAGGCAATTCATGGGGACAAATCTCAAAATGCAAGACAACGCGTTTTAGATGCTTTTAAAAACAAAGAAGTGGGCGTATTGGTTGCAACCGACATTGCAGCCAGAGGAATCGATATCGACCAGTTACCGTTTGTAATTAATTTTGATTTGCCTAATATACCGGAAACCTATGTGCACAGAATTGGACGAACAGGACGTGCAGGAAATGGCGGAATTGCGATATCGTTCTGCGGTAAAGATGAGCATCCATATTGGAAAGACATTCAGAAATTAATAAAAGTAGATGTAAAAACAATTAGCGACCATCCCTATCAATGGCATGCCGGAAGTCCTGACGCAACTGCTGAAAAGCCTAAAAATTCAAACAGAAGCGGCGGTGCTCATAAATCAAGAAAATCAAATGCTTCTAAACAAAATAAGAAACGCTGGTATTAA
- a CDS encoding dicarboxylate/amino acid:cation symporter: MDKIQNQKKSFFSGLTGQILIAMVLGATLGIILHNMISPEAAQSFSTKIKMLATIFIRLVQMIISPLVFTTLVVGIAKLGDIKTVGRIGGKALGWFFTASFISLLIGLFYVNILQPGVGLKLDNVDMATASEVTGKTQNLSFENFVEHIVPKSIIEAMATNEILQIVVFSIFFGLAAASLGSTVKPIIGAFDKLSHIVLKMVNYVMNFAPIGVFGAIAAVFAVRDAEELVITYFKFFGSFLIGISTLWVLLIAVGYVFLKGRMTELLKRITGPLAIAFGTTSSEAVFPKLTEELESFGVKDKIVSFMLPLGYSFNLDGSMMYMTFASIFIAQFYNVHLDLGTQMAMLLVLMLTSKGIAGVPRASLVVVAATCGMFDIPVEGIALILPIDHFCDMFRSATNVLGNALATSVVGQWEGNNDLGSDSENN, translated from the coding sequence ATGGATAAAATCCAAAACCAAAAGAAATCTTTTTTTTCCGGACTGACAGGTCAAATTTTAATAGCAATGGTTCTTGGAGCTACTTTAGGAATTATATTACACAATATGATTTCACCTGAAGCTGCCCAATCATTTAGTACAAAGATAAAAATGCTTGCTACTATTTTTATTCGATTGGTACAAATGATTATTTCTCCTTTAGTTTTTACCACTTTGGTAGTAGGAATTGCAAAGTTGGGAGATATTAAAACTGTTGGAAGAATAGGGGGAAAAGCACTAGGATGGTTTTTTACAGCTTCCTTTATATCTTTGTTAATTGGATTGTTTTATGTAAATATTTTGCAGCCAGGTGTAGGTTTGAAACTCGATAATGTTGATATGGCAACTGCTTCTGAAGTTACAGGCAAAACCCAAAATCTTTCTTTTGAAAATTTTGTTGAACACATTGTACCTAAAAGTATAATAGAAGCAATGGCAACCAATGAAATCCTTCAGATTGTAGTTTTTTCTATTTTCTTTGGATTAGCAGCCGCATCGTTAGGTTCGACTGTTAAGCCTATTATAGGTGCTTTTGATAAATTATCACACATCGTTCTAAAAATGGTGAATTATGTGATGAATTTTGCCCCGATAGGTGTTTTTGGTGCTATTGCAGCAGTATTTGCGGTAAGAGATGCAGAGGAATTGGTCATTACGTATTTTAAATTTTTCGGGTCTTTTTTAATCGGAATAAGCACATTATGGGTTTTGTTAATTGCGGTAGGATATGTTTTTCTGAAAGGAAGGATGACAGAGTTATTGAAACGTATTACCGGGCCATTAGCTATTGCTTTTGGTACTACGAGCAGTGAAGCAGTTTTTCCTAAGTTAACAGAAGAATTAGAGAGTTTTGGGGTAAAAGACAAGATTGTTTCTTTTATGCTTCCGCTGGGTTATTCTTTTAATCTTGACGGAAGTATGATGTATATGACTTTTGCCAGTATTTTTATTGCTCAGTTTTATAATGTACATTTAGATTTAGGAACTCAGATGGCAATGCTTTTGGTTTTGATGTTAACCAGTAAGGGAATTGCAGGTGTGCCAAGGGCAAGTTTGGTAGTGGTTGCGGCGACTTGCGGTATGTTTGATATTCCTGTTGAAGGTATTGCTTTAATTTTGCCAATTGATCATTTTTGTGATATGTTCAGAAGTGCGACAAATGTTTTAGGAAATGCTTTGGCAACTTCAGTAGTTGGACAATGGGAAGGTAATAATGATTTAGGATCAGATTCAGAAAATAATTAG
- the hutI gene encoding imidazolonepropionase, with the protein MTTLITNIKELLQVRETFVSKVSGAEMAILPTIKNAFLIIKDNLIADFGAMENLPDVTADQIIDATGRIVLPCWCDSHTHIVYAGNREQEFVDRINGLSYEEIANRGGGILNSAKKLNETSEEEIYEQSRLRLEEVMNLGTGAIEIKSGYGLTVEGELKMLQVIKKLADNYPISIKATFLGAHAFPLHYEENKEGYIDEIISKMLPEITKNKLAEYIDVFCESGYFSVEETEKIMEAGIRFGLTPKIHVNQFKSLGGVKAGVKHKALSVDHLENMNREDIEVLKDSETMPVALPSCSYFLSIPYTPAREMISAGLPIALATDFNPGSTPSGNMNFVVATACIKMKMTPEEAINAATINGAYAMGLSETHGSITKGKRANLIITKPVSSFYQIPYAFGSNLIESVLIEGKFLV; encoded by the coding sequence ATGACAACTCTTATTACCAACATAAAAGAATTACTTCAGGTTCGGGAAACTTTTGTTTCTAAAGTTTCCGGAGCTGAAATGGCCATTCTTCCCACCATAAAAAATGCCTTTTTAATTATAAAAGACAATCTCATTGCTGATTTTGGTGCAATGGAAAATCTTCCGGATGTTACAGCTGATCAAATTATTGATGCAACGGGAAGAATTGTACTTCCATGTTGGTGCGACAGTCATACACACATTGTTTACGCAGGAAACCGCGAGCAGGAATTCGTAGACCGAATTAATGGATTATCGTATGAAGAAATTGCAAATCGAGGCGGTGGAATTTTAAATTCTGCTAAAAAATTAAACGAAACTTCAGAAGAAGAAATCTACGAGCAGTCGAGGTTACGTTTAGAAGAAGTGATGAATTTAGGAACCGGAGCTATCGAAATAAAATCAGGTTACGGATTAACCGTTGAAGGTGAATTAAAAATGCTCCAGGTCATTAAAAAACTTGCCGACAATTATCCAATTTCTATAAAAGCGACTTTTTTGGGTGCTCATGCTTTCCCGTTACATTACGAAGAAAATAAAGAAGGTTATATTGATGAAATAATAAGCAAAATGCTTCCTGAAATTACAAAAAATAAACTGGCAGAGTATATTGATGTATTTTGTGAAAGTGGCTATTTCTCAGTAGAAGAAACTGAAAAAATAATGGAAGCCGGAATCCGGTTTGGATTGACCCCAAAAATCCATGTAAATCAGTTTAAATCACTTGGAGGTGTAAAAGCAGGTGTCAAACACAAAGCCCTTTCTGTAGATCACCTTGAAAACATGAACAGAGAAGATATTGAAGTGCTGAAAGATTCCGAAACTATGCCGGTAGCTTTACCGTCATGTTCTTATTTTTTAAGCATTCCTTACACTCCTGCCCGTGAAATGATCAGTGCAGGTTTACCAATTGCTTTAGCAACAGATTTCAACCCCGGCTCTACTCCATCCGGCAATATGAATTTTGTCGTAGCAACCGCCTGTATTAAAATGAAAATGACTCCCGAAGAAGCCATTAATGCGGCTACAATAAATGGTGCATATGCAATGGGACTTTCAGAAACGCATGGAAGTATCACAAAAGGCAAAAGAGCTAATTTGATTATCACAAAACCTGTTTCCTCATTTTACCAGATCCCCTATGCTTTTGGAAGCAACCTGATTGAAAGTGTCCTTATTGAAGGTAAATTTTTAGTATAA
- the fsa gene encoding fructose-6-phosphate aldolase codes for MKFFIDTANLAQIKEAQALGVLDGVTTNPSLMAKEGITGKNNILKHYVDICNLVDGDVSAEVNALDFEGMVKEGEELAELHDQIVVKLPMTKEGVMAAKYFSDKGIKTNVTLVFSAGQALLAAKAGATYVSPFIGRLDDVSTDGLNLIQEIREIYDNYGYETQILAASVRHTMHIVNCAKIGADVMTGPLSAIAGLLKHPLTDIGLAQFVADFEKGNK; via the coding sequence ATGAAATTTTTTATTGATACGGCTAATTTAGCTCAAATTAAGGAAGCACAAGCATTAGGTGTTTTGGATGGTGTAACAACAAACCCGTCTTTGATGGCAAAAGAAGGAATTACAGGTAAAAACAACATTTTGAAACATTATGTTGACATCTGTAATCTTGTTGATGGTGATGTAAGTGCTGAAGTAAATGCGCTGGATTTTGAAGGAATGGTGAAAGAAGGTGAGGAATTAGCTGAATTGCATGATCAGATCGTGGTAAAATTGCCAATGACAAAAGAAGGGGTTATGGCTGCAAAATATTTTTCTGATAAAGGAATTAAAACAAACGTAACACTTGTATTCTCTGCAGGTCAGGCTTTATTGGCTGCAAAAGCAGGAGCAACTTATGTTTCACCTTTTATTGGACGTTTGGATGATGTTTCTACTGATGGTCTGAATTTGATTCAGGAAATTAGAGAAATCTATGATAACTATGGTTATGAGACTCAAATCTTAGCAGCTTCTGTGCGTCACACCATGCATATTGTAAACTGTGCTAAAATTGGTGCAGATGTGATGACAGGACCATTGTCTGCTATTGCAGGACTGTTGAAACATCCTTTGACTGATATCGGATTGGCTCAGTTTGTAGCTGATTTTGAGAAAGGGAACAAATAG
- a CDS encoding glutaminyl-peptide cyclotransferase, whose product MKKHNFLAAILLGITLIGCGDKNKGENSLFTIDDSAFPAHFLPQEAVSIAVLNPKSKEIDSIAYFVNDKKVGSTKGSEKFKFELKDQKLGYQYLKATVYFGSDSSDATKRVELVSNVNPKLLKYKIVNTFPHDKKDFTEGLEFYNDTLYESTGQEGASFIKKYDYKTGKVFKKIDLDSKYFGEGITFLNGKLFQLTYKNKKGFIYDSKTLKLEKTFDYEKDIEGWGMTNDGKQIYQTDGTEKIWKVDPSTQKMIDYINVYSGTSKIKAVNELEWINGKIYANIWFKDAIAVVNPNSGAVEGILDLSGLRKVMTDITKDDVLNGIAYNPKTKTIFVTGKNWSKMFEITVSE is encoded by the coding sequence ATGAAAAAACATAACTTCCTAGCTGCCATTTTATTAGGAATCACATTAATTGGATGCGGCGATAAAAATAAAGGTGAAAATTCTTTATTTACTATAGACGATTCTGCTTTTCCGGCACATTTTCTGCCTCAGGAAGCTGTTTCAATTGCTGTTTTAAATCCAAAATCAAAAGAAATAGACAGCATAGCCTACTTTGTAAACGACAAAAAAGTCGGAAGCACTAAAGGTTCTGAAAAATTCAAATTCGAATTAAAAGACCAAAAATTAGGATATCAATACCTAAAAGCAACTGTTTATTTTGGCAGCGATTCGTCTGATGCTACAAAAAGAGTAGAATTAGTTTCAAATGTCAATCCTAAATTATTAAAATATAAAATCGTAAATACTTTTCCTCATGACAAAAAGGATTTTACCGAAGGATTGGAGTTTTACAATGATACTTTATACGAAAGCACCGGTCAGGAAGGAGCTTCATTTATAAAAAAATATGATTATAAAACTGGCAAAGTTTTCAAAAAAATTGATTTAGATTCAAAATACTTTGGAGAAGGCATTACGTTCCTAAACGGTAAATTATTTCAATTGACCTATAAAAACAAAAAAGGGTTTATTTATGATTCCAAAACATTAAAACTTGAAAAAACTTTTGATTACGAGAAAGATATTGAAGGTTGGGGAATGACAAATGATGGCAAACAAATTTATCAAACCGATGGAACTGAAAAAATCTGGAAAGTAGATCCTTCTACGCAAAAAATGATAGATTATATTAACGTTTATTCCGGAACTTCTAAAATTAAAGCTGTTAATGAGTTGGAATGGATTAACGGAAAAATTTATGCTAATATTTGGTTTAAAGATGCTATTGCAGTTGTAAATCCTAATTCTGGAGCAGTTGAAGGAATTCTAGATTTGTCTGGTTTAAGAAAAGTAATGACTGACATTACAAAAGATGATGTCTTAAACGGAATTGCTTACAATCCTAAAACCAAAACTATTTTTGTTACCGGTAAAAACTGGAGTAAAATGTTCGAAATAACCGTTTCAGAATAA